One Mycolicibacterium fortuitum subsp. fortuitum genomic window carries:
- a CDS encoding endonuclease/exonuclease/phosphatase family protein, whose translation MVAAGAAVVGLAVRYVPLGRHGTVLLATASPYLMLAAPIAVLLLMLGRRWVLTVLAVGLTLTVALIQVPHFLGPEQVTAQSAPLRVFTSNLGMGLGDPAAVVAAAEQAADVVVLQELTQEAADGVIAAGLEKSFRHRIFDPKPMAGGLGIWSRFPLTDSAHVPGYSMVMLRTKVHVPDVAVAPILVGVHFAAPWPQPIESWHKDMEKFPTMLRELAGEAGPGAVIVAGDFNATHDMLPFRELLATGYRDAAEQAGAGMIRTFPVGTRRVPAVGIDHVLLRNADATAVRTELVPGADHLALIADVVVRQET comes from the coding sequence GTGGTCGCTGCGGGGGCTGCCGTGGTGGGCCTGGCGGTGCGCTACGTACCGCTGGGTCGCCACGGCACGGTGCTGCTGGCGACGGCGTCGCCCTATCTGATGCTGGCGGCACCGATCGCGGTGCTGCTGCTGATGCTCGGTCGCCGATGGGTGCTGACGGTGCTGGCCGTGGGGCTCACCCTGACGGTCGCGCTGATCCAGGTGCCGCACTTCCTCGGCCCTGAGCAGGTGACTGCGCAGTCGGCACCGCTGCGGGTATTCACCTCGAATCTTGGTATGGGACTCGGGGATCCGGCTGCCGTGGTGGCCGCTGCCGAGCAGGCCGCCGACGTCGTCGTGCTGCAGGAGCTCACGCAGGAAGCCGCCGACGGGGTGATCGCGGCAGGGCTGGAGAAATCCTTCCGCCACCGCATCTTCGACCCGAAGCCGATGGCCGGTGGCTTGGGGATCTGGAGCAGATTCCCGTTGACCGACAGTGCTCACGTTCCCGGCTACTCCATGGTGATGCTGCGGACCAAGGTGCACGTACCCGACGTCGCGGTGGCACCGATCCTGGTCGGCGTCCATTTCGCCGCGCCGTGGCCGCAACCGATCGAGTCGTGGCACAAGGACATGGAGAAGTTCCCGACGATGCTGCGCGAGTTGGCCGGTGAGGCCGGACCGGGCGCGGTGATCGTGGCCGGGGACTTCAATGCCACCCACGACATGCTGCCGTTCCGCGAGCTGTTGGCCACCGGTTACCGCGACGCCGCAGAGCAGGCGGGTGCGGGCATGATCCGCACCTTCCCGGTCGGCACCCGCAGGGTACCCGCCGTCGGGATCGACCATGTCTTGTTGCGCAATGCCGACGCCACTGCCGTCCGGACCGAGCTCGTGCCGGGTGCCGATCACCTGGCGCTCATCGCGGATGTCGTTGTCCGGCAAGAGACCTGA
- a CDS encoding APC family permease — protein sequence MSEIIDPPAPSGASIQRLKPNAVGLVGVMFMAVATAAPITAMVGNVPIAVGFGNGAYAPAGYFVATIVLTLFAIGYAAMSKHITATGAFYGYISHGLGRVVGLGAGVLTALAYMVFEASLIGIFSFFGNDLFKSFFGIDVPWVIFAVVMLAVNAVLTYFDINLAAKVLGVFLITEIIMLAMMALSVVFTGGGPQGWSLGSLNPLNGFQSLSGEVAGIDGSMITVAGSAGVGLFFAFWSWVGFESSAMYGEESRNPKKIIPIAVICSVVGIGAFYVLVSWLAIVGTGPENAVALAQDSATAGDIFFNPVHQHLGEWAVDLFKVLLMTGSFACGMAFHNCAARYLYALGRENVVPGMRSTVGATHPVHGSPHIAGFVQTGFATAVVMFFDITGRDPYTGLYGLMALLGTTAIMIVQALAAFSVISYFHVQKRHPETANWFTTLLAPLLGGVGMLYVIYLLARNASFAAGSAASDWIFTAIPYVVGIAGIGGVLWALFLKFRDPERYSDLGRTVLEEAHER from the coding sequence ATGAGCGAGATAATCGATCCGCCGGCTCCGTCCGGTGCCTCCATCCAGCGCCTCAAACCCAACGCCGTCGGACTGGTCGGCGTGATGTTCATGGCGGTCGCCACGGCCGCCCCCATCACGGCCATGGTCGGCAATGTGCCGATCGCGGTCGGCTTCGGCAACGGCGCCTACGCGCCCGCCGGATACTTCGTCGCCACCATCGTGCTGACCCTGTTCGCGATCGGCTACGCGGCGATGAGCAAGCACATCACCGCCACCGGAGCGTTCTACGGGTACATCTCGCACGGACTGGGCCGCGTCGTCGGTCTGGGCGCGGGTGTCCTGACGGCACTGGCCTACATGGTGTTCGAGGCATCGCTCATCGGGATCTTCTCGTTCTTCGGCAATGATCTGTTCAAATCATTCTTCGGCATCGACGTGCCGTGGGTCATCTTCGCGGTGGTGATGCTGGCCGTGAACGCGGTGCTGACCTACTTCGACATCAATCTGGCGGCCAAGGTGCTCGGGGTGTTCCTGATCACCGAGATCATCATGCTGGCGATGATGGCGCTGTCGGTGGTGTTCACCGGAGGCGGCCCGCAGGGCTGGTCGCTCGGATCGCTCAACCCGCTCAACGGATTCCAGAGCCTGTCGGGTGAGGTGGCCGGCATCGACGGCAGCATGATCACCGTTGCCGGGTCGGCCGGTGTCGGCCTGTTCTTCGCGTTCTGGTCATGGGTGGGCTTCGAGTCGAGTGCCATGTACGGGGAGGAGTCCCGAAACCCCAAGAAGATCATCCCGATCGCGGTGATCTGCTCCGTCGTCGGTATCGGCGCGTTCTACGTCCTGGTGTCATGGCTGGCCATCGTCGGCACCGGGCCCGAGAATGCGGTTGCGCTGGCCCAGGATTCGGCCACTGCCGGCGACATCTTCTTCAACCCGGTGCATCAGCATCTGGGCGAGTGGGCCGTCGACCTGTTCAAGGTCCTGTTGATGACAGGCTCGTTCGCGTGCGGCATGGCCTTCCACAACTGCGCTGCCCGTTATCTTTACGCGCTCGGCCGCGAGAACGTCGTCCCCGGTATGCGTAGCACTGTCGGCGCCACTCATCCGGTACACGGCTCACCGCACATCGCCGGATTCGTGCAGACCGGTTTCGCGACCGCGGTGGTGATGTTCTTCGACATCACCGGGCGCGACCCCTACACCGGGCTGTACGGACTGATGGCGTTGCTGGGTACCACGGCCATCATGATCGTCCAGGCGCTGGCGGCGTTCTCGGTGATCTCGTACTTCCACGTCCAGAAGCGTCATCCCGAGACGGCGAACTGGTTCACCACGCTGCTGGCGCCGCTGCTGGGCGGTGTCGGCATGCTCTACGTGATCTACCTGCTCGCCAGGAACGCGTCGTTTGCTGCAGGTTCAGCCGCTTCTGACTGGATCTTCACAGCGATCCCGTATGTTGTCGGCATCGCCGGAATCGGTGGTGTGCTGTGGGCGCTGTTCCTGAAATTCAGGGATCCGGAACGGTATTCCGACCTGGGTCGGACCGTGTTGGAGGAGGCGCACGAACGCTGA
- a CDS encoding GntR family transcriptional regulator translates to MSPTSGGPVAEDVRRRILSMLAAGALRPGSRLGTEREMAADFAVSRSTLRSALLPLSQAGVLERRAGRNGGTFVRADVIERNAAELAGLPARLRTGGHTSATRVLSTDRRPATAAEAHALEITDGADIFTIRRLRFADGAPLSVDLSCFVAEHMEDLLEQPLGGSLYELVRVRYGLSPAATTETIEVVSASPREAHWLDIAQRKPLLAITRVTRDGTGRPFEYAYDLFRADRVRLTATSHGAVGAVQRSVSSA, encoded by the coding sequence ATGTCTCCAACATCGGGCGGCCCGGTCGCCGAGGACGTGCGAAGGCGCATCCTGTCCATGTTGGCCGCCGGCGCCCTGCGTCCCGGCTCGCGACTGGGTACCGAGCGGGAGATGGCGGCCGATTTCGCGGTGTCGCGCTCCACGCTGCGCAGCGCACTGCTGCCGCTGAGTCAGGCGGGCGTGCTGGAGCGCCGCGCCGGGCGGAACGGAGGCACGTTCGTGCGCGCCGACGTCATCGAACGCAATGCCGCCGAATTGGCGGGCCTTCCGGCCCGACTGCGCACCGGTGGCCACACCAGCGCCACCCGGGTGCTGTCCACCGACCGTAGACCGGCCACCGCTGCGGAAGCCCACGCACTCGAAATCACCGATGGGGCCGACATATTCACAATTCGGCGGCTGCGCTTCGCCGACGGTGCGCCCCTGTCGGTGGATCTGTCCTGCTTCGTCGCCGAGCACATGGAGGACCTACTGGAGCAGCCCCTCGGCGGCTCGCTCTACGAGTTGGTGCGGGTGCGGTACGGGCTGTCGCCGGCCGCCACCACCGAGACCATCGAGGTGGTCAGCGCCAGCCCCCGCGAGGCACACTGGCTCGACATCGCCCAGCGGAAACCGCTGCTGGCCATCACTCGCGTCACGCGTGACGGCACCGGCCGCCCGTTCGAGTACGCCTACGATCTGTTCCGGGCCGACCGGGTGCGGCTCACAGCCACCAGCCACGGCGCGGTCGGCGCGGTGCAACGTTCGGTGAGCAGCGCCTGA
- a CDS encoding serine/threonine-protein kinase PknG codes for MKKPDDSDLQSPSDSDPDTSGGPGTQPASLEDLDMDSLSTMRPMATQAVFRPEFDDADDAPYGGTDTEPQNHATIATRVLSPIRRLGGGLVEIARVPERDPLTALMTNPVVAEQKRFCWNCGKPVGRSSSDGHALSEGWCPHCGSAYSFLPQLSPGEIVADQYEIKGCIAHGGLGWVYLAFDHNVNERPVVLKGLVHSGDAEAQAIAMAERQFLAEVTHPGIVKIYNFVEHDDKHGNPVGYIVMEYVGGTSLKQARGTRLPVAEAIGYMLEILPALGYLHSIGLAYNDLKPENIMITEEQLKLIDLGAVSRLNSYGYLYGTPGFQAPEIVRTGPTVATDIYTVGRTLAALTMNLRTRRGRYVDGLPSEDPVLDTYDSFGRFLRRAIDPDPRRRFTSAEEMSSQLLGVLREVVAADTGIPRPGLSTVFSPSRSTFGVDLLVAHTDVYVDGQVHSEKLTAQEIVRALPVPLVDRTDVGAPMLVASVLSQPVHTLDQLRAARHGAIDSEGVDLSESVELPLMEARALLDLGDVAKATRKLDDLAAWAGWRWRLVWFRAVAEMLSADYDSATKHFTEVLDMLPGELAPKLALAATAELAGTADELKFYKTVWSTDNGVISAGFGLARAESVAGARDKAVQTLDEVPPTSRHFTTARLTSAVTLLSGRSTGEITEQNIRDAARRVEALPDSEPRVLQIRALVLGTAMDWLADNTASSNHILGFPFTEHGLKLGVEASLRALARIAPTQAHRYALIDLANSVRPMSTF; via the coding sequence ATGAAGAAGCCCGACGACTCTGATCTGCAGTCGCCTTCCGATTCCGACCCCGATACCAGCGGTGGCCCGGGGACACAGCCGGCGAGCCTGGAAGACCTCGACATGGACTCGCTGTCGACCATGCGGCCGATGGCGACCCAGGCGGTGTTCCGCCCAGAGTTCGACGACGCCGACGATGCACCGTACGGCGGCACCGACACCGAACCGCAGAACCACGCCACGATCGCCACCCGGGTGCTCTCACCGATCCGCAGACTCGGCGGTGGTCTGGTGGAGATCGCGCGGGTCCCTGAGCGCGATCCGTTGACCGCACTGATGACCAATCCCGTGGTGGCAGAACAGAAGCGGTTCTGCTGGAACTGCGGCAAGCCGGTCGGCCGCTCATCCTCGGACGGCCATGCCCTGTCGGAGGGTTGGTGCCCGCACTGCGGCAGCGCGTATTCGTTCCTGCCGCAGCTGTCGCCGGGCGAGATCGTCGCCGACCAGTACGAGATCAAGGGTTGTATCGCCCACGGTGGGTTGGGCTGGGTCTACCTGGCCTTCGACCACAACGTGAACGAACGCCCGGTGGTGCTCAAAGGTCTGGTGCACTCCGGTGACGCCGAGGCGCAGGCCATCGCCATGGCCGAGCGCCAGTTCCTGGCCGAGGTCACGCACCCGGGGATCGTGAAGATCTACAACTTCGTCGAACACGACGACAAGCACGGCAACCCGGTCGGCTACATCGTGATGGAGTACGTCGGCGGAACGTCGCTCAAACAGGCCAGGGGAACGCGGCTTCCGGTGGCCGAGGCGATCGGCTACATGCTGGAGATCCTGCCCGCGCTGGGCTACCTGCATTCGATCGGGCTGGCCTACAACGACCTCAAGCCCGAGAACATCATGATCACCGAGGAACAGCTCAAGCTGATCGACCTCGGCGCGGTGTCGCGGCTGAACTCCTACGGATACCTTTACGGCACACCAGGATTCCAGGCACCGGAGATCGTGCGTACCGGACCCACGGTGGCCACCGACATCTACACCGTGGGACGAACCCTGGCCGCGCTCACCATGAATCTGCGGACCCGGCGGGGTCGCTACGTCGACGGTCTTCCGTCGGAGGATCCGGTACTGGACACCTACGATTCCTTCGGCCGGTTCCTGCGTCGCGCCATCGATCCGGATCCGCGGCGCCGGTTCACCAGCGCCGAGGAGATGTCGTCGCAGCTGCTCGGCGTGCTGCGCGAGGTGGTGGCGGCCGACACCGGGATCCCCCGCCCGGGTCTGTCGACCGTGTTCAGTCCGTCCCGGTCGACGTTCGGCGTCGACCTGCTGGTCGCGCACACCGACGTCTACGTCGACGGACAGGTGCATTCGGAGAAGCTGACGGCACAGGAGATCGTGCGGGCGCTGCCGGTGCCACTGGTGGACCGCACCGATGTCGGAGCCCCGATGCTGGTGGCCAGTGTGCTGAGCCAGCCCGTCCACACCCTGGACCAGCTCCGCGCCGCGCGTCACGGCGCCATCGACTCCGAGGGCGTGGACCTGTCCGAGTCAGTGGAACTGCCGTTGATGGAGGCCCGCGCCCTGCTGGATCTCGGCGACGTCGCCAAGGCCACCCGCAAGCTCGACGACCTGGCCGCCTGGGCCGGTTGGCGCTGGCGGCTGGTCTGGTTCCGCGCCGTCGCCGAGATGCTGTCAGCCGATTACGATTCGGCGACAAAGCATTTCACCGAAGTGCTGGACATGCTGCCCGGCGAGCTGGCGCCCAAACTGGCCTTGGCCGCGACAGCCGAGCTGGCAGGCACCGCCGACGAACTGAAGTTCTACAAGACGGTGTGGAGCACCGACAACGGCGTGATCTCGGCCGGCTTCGGCCTGGCGCGCGCCGAGTCGGTGGCGGGGGCACGTGACAAGGCAGTCCAGACCTTGGACGAAGTGCCGCCCACCTCAAGGCATTTCACCACAGCCCGACTGACCAGCGCGGTCACCCTGCTGTCAGGCCGGTCCACCGGTGAGATCACCGAACAGAACATCCGCGATGCGGCGCGACGGGTCGAGGCACTACCCGATTCAGAGCCACGGGTGCTGCAGATCCGGGCACTTGTCCTGGGCACGGCCATGGACTGGCTCGCCGACAACACTGCCAGCAGCAACCACATTCTCGGCTTTCCGTTCACCGAACACGGTCTCAAGCTCGGCGTCGAGGCGTCGCTGCGGGCGCTGGCCCGCATCGCCCCCACGCAGGCGCACCGCTACGCGTTGATCGACCTGGCCAACAGCGTGCGGCCGATGAGCACCTTCTGA
- a CDS encoding acetate kinase, protein MTVLVINSGSSSLKYAVVKPASGEFLADGIVEQIGSAQVPDHDAALRAAFDELAGQGLHLDTLGLVAVGHRVVHGGKAFYCPTLIDSELIGKLEELSPLAPLHNPPAILGIEVARKLLPDLPHVAVFDTAFFHNLPAAAANYAIDRAVAERWDIRRYGFHGTSHEYVSQQAAAFLDRPYESLNQIVLHLGNGASASAIAGGRPVDTSMGMTPMEGLVMGTRSGDIDPGIILFLRRAAGMDVEDIDTMLNRESGVRGLGGENDFRKLRACIESGDENARLAYDVYIHRLRKYVGAYLAVLGRTDVISFTAGVGENDAAVRRDALAGLTALGIEIDEELNALPSREARRISTPESPVTVLVVPTNEELAIAQACAALA, encoded by the coding sequence ATGACGGTTCTGGTGATCAACTCCGGATCATCGTCGCTGAAATACGCAGTGGTGAAGCCGGCTTCGGGAGAATTCCTGGCCGACGGCATCGTCGAGCAGATCGGCTCGGCACAGGTTCCCGATCACGATGCCGCGTTGCGAGCAGCGTTCGACGAACTGGCGGGTCAGGGTCTGCACCTGGACACCCTCGGACTGGTGGCAGTCGGCCACCGGGTGGTGCACGGCGGCAAGGCCTTCTACTGCCCCACGCTGATCGACAGTGAGCTGATCGGCAAGCTCGAGGAGCTGTCTCCGCTGGCTCCGTTGCACAATCCGCCGGCGATCCTGGGTATCGAGGTAGCCCGCAAGCTGCTGCCCGACCTGCCGCACGTGGCGGTCTTCGACACCGCGTTCTTCCACAACCTGCCCGCAGCGGCGGCCAACTACGCCATCGATCGCGCGGTGGCCGAGCGCTGGGACATCCGCCGCTACGGCTTCCACGGCACCTCGCACGAGTACGTCAGCCAGCAGGCCGCCGCATTCCTGGACCGGCCCTACGAGTCGCTGAATCAGATTGTGCTGCACCTGGGTAACGGCGCGTCGGCGTCGGCGATCGCCGGTGGCAGGCCCGTGGACACCTCCATGGGGATGACGCCGATGGAGGGCCTGGTGATGGGCACCCGCAGCGGCGACATCGACCCCGGCATCATCCTGTTCCTGCGTCGTGCGGCTGGCATGGATGTCGAGGACATCGACACGATGCTCAACCGTGAGTCGGGTGTGCGTGGCCTCGGCGGCGAGAACGACTTCCGCAAGTTGCGTGCGTGCATCGAATCCGGTGATGAGAACGCACGATTGGCCTACGACGTCTACATCCACCGGTTGCGCAAGTATGTCGGCGCCTATCTGGCGGTGCTGGGTCGTACCGATGTCATCAGCTTCACCGCGGGAGTCGGTGAGAACGACGCCGCGGTGCGGCGTGATGCGCTGGCGGGGCTGACCGCGTTGGGGATCGAGATCGACGAGGAACTCAACGCGTTACCGTCGCGTGAAGCTCGGCGGATCTCCACACCCGAGTCGCCCGTGACGGTGTTGGTGGTGCCGACCAACGAGGAGCTGGCAATCGCGCAGGCCTGCGCGGCGTTGGCCTGA
- a CDS encoding aspartate aminotransferase family protein — MGFSNIMDSNSYSGGPSTDPDTEKLIEARTHLLGPAYRLFYERPVHLVRGSGSHLFDADGARYLDAYNNVVSVGHCHPHVVAAITRQAETLNTHTRYLHEGIVEYSQRLLATFPAELDQVMYCCTGSEANDLALRVAQRYTGARGVIVTRDAYHGNTEAVTAISPSLGGATSIGPHVRAVPAPDSYRSGVDVAARFLADVEAAIADLKAAGLRLSCLIVDTFFSSDGIYPDPSVLAPAVAAVRAAGGVFVADEVQPGFGRTGETMWGFTRHGVVPDLVTMGKPMANGLPVAAMAARSEVLEVFAREVPYFNTFGGNPVSMAAAGAVLDVIEDEELMANAARVGTALRDELTRMAADDPRIGDVRGAGLYVGVEMVTDRESAGPDRAAAHDLVNAMRDRKVLISVCGAQGSVLKVRPPLVFSLSDVDWFCTEFADALRELR, encoded by the coding sequence ATGGGCTTCTCGAACATCATGGACTCCAACAGCTATTCGGGTGGCCCGTCGACAGATCCAGACACCGAAAAGCTGATCGAGGCCCGCACCCATCTGCTCGGCCCGGCGTACCGGCTGTTCTATGAGCGGCCGGTGCACCTGGTCCGCGGCAGCGGCAGCCACCTGTTCGACGCGGACGGCGCCCGCTACCTCGACGCGTACAACAACGTGGTCAGCGTCGGGCATTGTCACCCGCACGTGGTGGCTGCCATCACCCGCCAAGCCGAGACGCTCAACACCCACACCCGCTATCTGCACGAGGGCATCGTGGAGTATTCACAGCGGCTGCTCGCCACGTTTCCGGCAGAACTCGATCAGGTGATGTACTGCTGCACCGGTTCTGAGGCCAACGACCTGGCGCTGCGGGTCGCGCAGCGCTACACCGGGGCGCGCGGTGTGATCGTCACGCGCGATGCCTACCACGGCAATACCGAAGCAGTGACGGCGATTTCGCCCTCGCTCGGCGGTGCCACCAGCATCGGTCCGCACGTGCGCGCGGTGCCCGCGCCGGACAGCTACCGCTCGGGTGTCGATGTGGCAGCGCGTTTCCTGGCCGATGTGGAAGCCGCGATCGCCGATCTCAAGGCGGCCGGATTGCGGCTGAGCTGCCTGATCGTGGACACCTTCTTCTCCTCCGACGGCATCTACCCGGATCCCTCGGTGCTCGCGCCGGCGGTGGCGGCGGTCCGTGCGGCCGGTGGAGTGTTCGTCGCGGACGAGGTACAGCCCGGCTTCGGCCGCACCGGGGAGACGATGTGGGGCTTCACCCGCCACGGTGTCGTGCCCGATCTCGTCACCATGGGCAAGCCGATGGCCAACGGCTTGCCGGTGGCGGCCATGGCCGCCCGCAGTGAGGTTCTCGAGGTGTTCGCCCGGGAGGTGCCCTACTTCAACACCTTCGGGGGCAATCCGGTATCGATGGCCGCGGCGGGCGCGGTGCTCGACGTCATCGAGGACGAGGAGTTGATGGCGAACGCGGCGCGGGTCGGCACCGCCCTGCGCGACGAGCTCACCCGCATGGCCGCCGATGATCCGCGCATCGGGGATGTCCGCGGGGCCGGGTTGTACGTCGGCGTCGAGATGGTGACGGACCGCGAGAGCGCCGGTCCGGACCGGGCCGCAGCGCACGATCTGGTGAACGCGATGCGGGACCGCAAAGTGCTCATCTCGGTTTGCGGGGCGCAGGGCAGTGTGCTGAAGGTGAGACCGCCCCTGGTATTCTCTCTGTCGGATGTGGACTGGTTCTGCACCGAATTCGCCGATGCGCTGCGGGAGCTGCGCTGA
- the pta gene encoding phosphate acetyltransferase — translation MREAVSVPEADVATAIYIASPEGDTGKSTIALGILHRLAATVPRVGVFRPITRLGEDRDYILELLLASATAALSYDECVGVSYQQVHEDPDVAIAEIVDRFHRVAEQCDAVLIVGSDYTDVATPSELSMNARIAVNLGAPVVLAVKAADRTPTEVAHVVEVCLAELNHQHAHAAAVVANRCDPAQLDAVAQALKPLGPPAYVLPEEPLLVAPSVAELQVAVDGTMIAGDPELLSREAMGVMVAGMTAEHCLERLTEGVAVVTPGDRSDVVLAVVSAHAAEGFPSLSCIILNGGLDLHPAIASLVEGLGLRLPIVATKYGTFETASRVAGARGRVTAKSQRKIDTALALMDKHVDVNDLIAQLSIPIPAVTTPQMFTYQLLDQARSDRKRIVLPEGTDDRILKAAGRLLQHEVAELTILGEESQIRSRAAELGVDIDAAVVLDPRTSELCDQFAEQYAELRRKKGVTVEQAREIIHDVSYFGTMLVHNEMVDGMVSGAAHTTAHTVRPAFEIIRTAPGISTVSSIFLMCLADRVLAYGDCAIVPDPTSEQLADIAISSSRTAAQFGIDPRVAMLSYSTGTSGTGADVDKVRAATELVRQREPDLLVEGPIQYDAAVEPSVAATKMPDSPVAGRATVLIFPDLNTGNNTYKAVQRSAGAIAIGPVLQGLNKPVNDLSRGALVEDIVNTVAITAIQAQGQS, via the coding sequence ATGAGGGAAGCTGTATCAGTGCCAGAGGCAGACGTCGCTACCGCGATATACATTGCATCGCCTGAAGGTGACACCGGAAAGTCGACGATTGCTCTCGGCATCCTTCACCGACTTGCCGCAACTGTGCCGAGGGTGGGGGTGTTCCGCCCGATCACCCGCCTCGGCGAGGACCGCGACTACATCCTCGAACTACTTCTGGCCAGTGCGACCGCCGCGTTGAGTTACGACGAATGTGTCGGGGTCAGCTATCAGCAGGTGCACGAGGATCCCGATGTCGCGATCGCCGAGATCGTCGACCGGTTCCACCGTGTGGCCGAGCAGTGCGATGCCGTGCTGATCGTCGGTAGCGACTACACCGACGTCGCTACCCCGAGCGAGCTGAGCATGAACGCCCGCATCGCGGTCAACCTCGGAGCGCCCGTCGTGCTCGCGGTCAAGGCCGCCGACCGGACCCCGACCGAGGTCGCTCATGTGGTCGAGGTGTGCCTGGCCGAGCTGAACCACCAGCATGCGCATGCCGCGGCCGTTGTCGCCAACCGGTGCGATCCGGCCCAGTTGGATGCGGTGGCCCAGGCTCTCAAACCGCTCGGCCCGCCCGCCTATGTACTTCCCGAGGAGCCGTTGCTGGTCGCCCCGTCGGTGGCCGAATTGCAGGTGGCGGTCGACGGCACCATGATCGCCGGAGATCCCGAGCTGCTCTCCCGCGAGGCGATGGGCGTGATGGTCGCCGGTATGACTGCCGAGCACTGCCTGGAACGGCTGACCGAGGGTGTCGCGGTGGTGACCCCGGGCGACCGTTCCGACGTGGTGCTGGCCGTGGTGAGCGCGCATGCGGCAGAAGGCTTCCCGTCGCTGTCCTGCATCATCCTCAACGGCGGTCTCGATCTGCACCCCGCCATCGCGTCGCTGGTGGAAGGTCTGGGGCTGCGGCTGCCCATCGTGGCCACCAAGTACGGCACCTTCGAGACCGCGAGCCGGGTGGCAGGGGCTCGCGGCCGGGTCACGGCGAAATCGCAGCGAAAGATCGACACCGCGCTGGCGCTGATGGACAAGCACGTCGACGTCAATGATCTGATCGCCCAACTGAGCATTCCGATCCCCGCGGTCACCACGCCGCAGATGTTCACCTACCAGCTGCTCGACCAGGCCCGCTCGGACCGCAAACGCATCGTGCTGCCCGAAGGCACCGACGACCGCATCCTCAAGGCTGCGGGCCGGTTGCTGCAGCACGAGGTGGCCGAGCTGACCATCCTCGGCGAGGAGAGTCAGATCCGTTCCCGGGCAGCGGAACTCGGCGTCGACATCGACGCAGCCGTGGTGCTGGACCCGCGCACCAGTGAGTTGTGCGACCAGTTCGCCGAGCAGTACGCCGAGCTGCGCCGCAAGAAGGGCGTGACGGTCGAGCAGGCCCGCGAGATCATTCACGACGTCTCGTACTTCGGCACGATGTTGGTGCACAACGAGATGGTGGACGGCATGGTGTCGGGCGCTGCACACACCACCGCACACACTGTGCGGCCGGCCTTCGAGATCATCCGCACCGCGCCCGGTATCTCGACGGTGTCGAGCATCTTCCTGATGTGCCTGGCAGATCGGGTGCTGGCGTACGGCGACTGTGCGATCGTGCCGGATCCGACCTCCGAACAGCTCGCAGACATCGCGATCTCGTCGTCGCGAACCGCCGCGCAGTTCGGGATCGATCCCCGGGTGGCCATGCTGTCGTATTCGACCGGTACCTCGGGGACGGGTGCCGATGTCGACAAGGTCAGGGCGGCAACCGAGTTGGTGCGCCAACGTGAGCCGGACCTGTTGGTGGAAGGGCCGATTCAGTACGACGCGGCGGTGGAACCGTCGGTGGCGGCGACGAAGATGCCCGACTCCCCGGTGGCGGGGCGAGCCACCGTGCTGATCTTCCCCGACCTCAACACCGGCAACAACACGTACAAGGCGGTGCAGCGCAGCGCCGGTGCCATCGCGATCGGTCCGGTGCTGCAAGGTCTGAACAAGCCGGTCAACGACCTGTCCAGGGGAGCCCTGGTGGAGGACATCGTCAACACCGTCGCCATCACCGCGATCCAGGCGCAGGGGCAGTCATGA